In the Mauremys mutica isolate MM-2020 ecotype Southern chromosome 13, ASM2049712v1, whole genome shotgun sequence genome, one interval contains:
- the ZHX3 gene encoding zinc fingers and homeoboxes protein 3, translating to MASKRKSTTPCMIPVKTMVLQEMESDAVEDNHEGTQQHMPPEPPAAGDAVINNSSNNATLSNGHRSIMDGDTYLCKYCDFGSQDVNHFFGHMDSEHLDFSKDPSFVCVECSFLAQSHKGLLHHNAECHGGETSFLWNVAKQDNHTTVEQSISDATSNQDLPGEFCEEGVDGQAEIIITKTPIMKIMKGKPEAKKIHMLKENVSNQPGNDLAMKDGDHSFTNGSLPASQSMASSAKSSHIVNGSILGNVPVLQAGVAQLVSLQQQQQPQLHQDLPTSKSLPKVMIPLSSIPTYNAAMDSNSFLKNSFHKFPYPTKAELCYLTVVTKYPEEQLKIWFTAQRLKQGISWSPEEIEDARKKMFNTVIQSVPQPTITVLNTPLVANASNVQHLIQATLPGHMVGQPEGTGGLLVTQPIMTNGLKGSSSSLTLAVTSIPKLQPITQHNNACSSSASPVKVVNTAQSLLTACPSISSQAFMDPSMYKNKKSHEQLSALKDSFCRNQFPGHAEVERLTKITGLTTREVRKWFSDRRYHFRNMKGSRAMFAGDNTIIIDSMPDITFTVSPKEIDLTSTTAVMPVAHHQTRRQSWHQTPDFTPTKYKERAPEQLKALEGSFAQNPFPPEEEVDRLRSETKMTRREIDSWFSERRKKKVMEENKKAEEMVQQEEEDADNNCGEEEDSSDELRVSSENGSLDTPSSNQTSLERKVSPIKINLKKLRVTESNGKNELPEVGANDQGDNCSSRPPTPAKTKLNFKKTAQQRHLLKQMFVKTQRPTNQEYDAIVAQTGLPRAEIIRWFGDSRYGLKNGQLKWYENYRRGIFPPGLAAISPASKEILEDYYKKHKMLYEDDLQSLCERTQLNSQQVRVWFAVKADEETRAVSDTGSEDRYSGTGEQAGSQKGTCDASSEVSENSESWEPSGQEGHSEPFDTFSQQPAVQLETD from the exons ATGGCTAGCAAAAGAAAATCCACAACTCCTTGCATGATACCGGTAAAAACAATGGTGCTGCAGGAGATGGAATCAGATGCTGTGGAAGATAATCATGAAGGAACTCAACAGCACATGCCTCCTGAACCACCGGCAGCTGGTGATGCTGTTATTAACAATAGCAGCAATAATGCAACATTGTCTAATGGGCATCGCAGTATTATGGATGGTGATACTTACTTGTGTAAGTATTGCGATTTTGGATCTCAAGATGTTAATCATTTCTTTGGACACATGGATTCTGAGCACTTAGACTTCAGCAAAGACCCCTCATTTGTATGTGTTGAGTGCAGTTTTCTGGCACAAAGCCACAAAGGGCTTTTGCATCACAATGCCGAGTGCCATGGTGGTGAAACTAGCTTCCTCTGGAATGTGGCTAAGCAGGATAATCATACGACAGTGGAGCAAAGTATCTCTGATGCCACCAGCAACCAAGACCTTCCAGGAGAATTCTGTGAGGAGGGGGTAGATGGTCAAGCTGAAATCATCATCACCAAAACTCCCATTATGAAGATAATGAAAGGTAAGCCTGAGGCCAAAAAAATTCACATGCTGAAGGAGAATGTATCAAATCAGCCAGGCAATGACTTGGCGATGAAAGATGGTGACCATTCATTCACCAATGGGTCTTTGCCAGCCAGCCAGTCAATGGCCAGCTCAGCAAAATCATCTCACATAGTCAATGGCTCCATATTGGGAAACGTGCCTGTTTTGCAGGCAGGCGTTGCACAACTTGTGTCattgcagcaacagcagcagccgcAGCTGCACCAGGACCTACCCACGTCCAAATCCCTTCCTAAAGTGATGATTCCTCTGAGCAGCATTCCCACGTACAATGCAGCCATGGACTCCAACAGCTTCCTGAAAAACTCCTTCCATAAGTTTCCCTACCCTACAAAAGCTGAGCTTTGCTATTTGACTGTCGTGACCAAGTACCCAGAAGAGCAGCTTAAGATTTGGTTTACTGCCCAGAGGTTGAAACAAGGCATTAGCTGGTCCCCAGAGGAGATAGAAGATGCACGGAAAAAAATGTTCAACACGGTTATTCAGTCTGTACCGCAGCCCACTATCACagttttaaatacacctctagtTGCAAATGCCAGCAATGTCCAGCATCTCATTCAGGCAACTCTGCCTGGTCACATGGTTGGGCAACCAGAAGGAACGGGAGGGTTACTCGTTACACAACCAATAATGACAAATGGATTAAAAGGAAGCAGCTCGTCTCTCACGTTAGCAGTGACATCTATTCCCAAGCTCCAACCCATTACGCAACACAACAATGCGTGTTCGAGCAGCGCATCACCTGTGAAGGTGGTCAACACAGCTCAGTCTCTGCTGACTGCATGCCCAAGCATATCTTCGCAAGCTTTCATGGATCCCAGCATGTACAAAAATAAGAAGTCCCACGAGCAGCTGTCTGCACTGAAAGACAGCTTCTGCAGGAATCAGTTCCCTGGCCACGCTGAAGTTGAGCGTCTGACCAAAATTACAGGCCTTACTACTAGGGAGGTTCGAAAGTGGTTTAGTGATAGGAGATATCATTTCAGGAATATGAAAGGCAGTAGAGCCATGTTTGCTGGAGATAATACAATAATTATTGACTCCATGCCTGACATTACCTTCACTGTGTCACCAAAAGAGATTGACTTAACCTCTACGACAGCAGTGATGCCTGTGGCTCATCACCAAACAAGGCGACAGTCCTGGCATCAAACGCCCGACTTCACCCCAACGAAATACAAAGAGAGAGCACCGGAGCAGCTCAAGGCTTTGGAAGGCAGTTTTGCACAAAACCCTTTTCCTCCAGAGGAGGAAGTGGACCGTTTGAGGAGTGAAACAAAAATGACCAGGAGAGAAATTGATAGCTGGTTTtcagagaggaggaaaaaaaaggtgatggaggaaaataaaaaagcagaAGAAATGGTCCAGcaagaggaggaggatgctgaCAATAATTGTGGAGAAGAGGAAGACTCCTCAGATGAACTGAGGGTCTCAAGTGAAAATGGTTCATTAGACACCCCAAGCAGCAATCAAACTTCACTGGAGCGGAAAGTTAGTCCTATTAAAATCAATCTGAAGAAGCTTAGAGTGACTGAGTCAAATGGCAAAAATGAATTGCCAGAGGTAGGTGCAAATGATCAAGGGGACAACTGTTCTAGCAGGCCACCTACCCCCGCAAAAACCAAactgaactttaaaaaaacagcCCAACAGCGGCATTTGCTTAAACAAATGTTCGTAAAGACACAGCGACCAACAAATCAAGAATATGACGCCATAGTTGCTCAGACAGGCCTGCCCCGGGCGGAGATAATTCGCTGGTTTGGGGATAGCCGGTACGGTTTAAAAAATGGCCAGCTGAAATGGTATGAGAACTACCGGCGGGGTATCTTCCCTCCAGGCTTAGCGGCGATCAGCCCAGCTAGCAAAGAGATCCTAGAGGACTATTACAAAAAGCACAAGATGCTGTATGAAGATGACCTTCAGAGCTTGTGTGAGAGAACTCAACTGAATTCACAGCAGGTTAGGGTGTGGTTTGCTGTAAAGGCGGACGAAGAAACCCGGGCCGTGTCTGACACGGGAAGCGAAGATCGATACTCGGGCACGGGCGAACAAGCAGGAAGCCAAAAAGGGACATGCGATGCCAGTTCGGAGGTATCTGAGAATAGCGAATCTTGGGAGCCCAGTGGCCAGGAAGGCCATTCAGAACCCTTTGATACATTTAGCCAGCAACCTGCAGTTCAGCTTG AAACAGATTGA